The following coding sequences lie in one Flagellimonas eckloniae genomic window:
- the bla gene encoding subclass B1 metallo-beta-lactamase encodes MRKFQYIYVLIVVVLVTSCKQISTKAAEINEKTEVSIKGQILHETENLVITRLSNHIYTHISYLDTDDFGKVACNGMLVINESKAVVFDTPTTNEGSLELLNFVSKNMASKIIAVIPTHFHSDCFGGIEEFEKQNIQSYAHKLTIEMLKSRQQDFPQSIHEFDEDFVLSLGDKKVYAEYYGEGHTKDNIIGYFPEDNALFGGCLLKSVGASKGYLGDANLEQWSKTVEKVKSKYPKIEIVIPGHGKWGGTDLLDYTMELFENH; translated from the coding sequence ATGAGAAAATTCCAGTACATATATGTTCTAATAGTGGTAGTATTAGTTACCTCCTGCAAACAAATTTCGACCAAAGCCGCCGAAATAAATGAAAAGACAGAAGTGTCAATAAAAGGCCAGATACTCCATGAAACCGAAAATTTGGTCATAACAAGGTTATCCAACCATATTTATACCCATATTTCCTATTTAGATACAGACGATTTTGGTAAAGTTGCCTGTAATGGAATGTTGGTAATTAACGAATCCAAGGCTGTTGTTTTTGATACACCAACTACAAATGAAGGTTCGCTAGAGTTACTGAATTTTGTTTCAAAAAATATGGCTAGCAAAATCATAGCAGTAATCCCTACTCATTTTCATTCCGATTGTTTTGGAGGTATAGAAGAGTTTGAAAAACAAAACATACAGTCCTATGCGCATAAACTTACCATAGAAATGCTTAAAAGCAGGCAACAGGACTTTCCACAATCAATACACGAATTTGATGAAGACTTTGTGCTAAGTCTTGGAGATAAAAAAGTTTATGCGGAATACTACGGAGAAGGACATACCAAAGACAATATTATTGGATATTTTCCTGAAGACAATGCCCTTTTTGGTGGATGTTTACTTAAAAGTGTCGGGGCTTCCAAGGGGTATCTTGGAGATGCCAATCTGGAACAGTGGTCAAAAACAGTAGAGAAAGTAAAATCCAAATACCCTAAAATAGAAATTGTAATCCCTGGACATGGGAAATGGGGTGGAACTGATTTGTTAGACTATACTATGGAACTATTTGAAAATCATTGA
- a CDS encoding alpha/beta hydrolase family protein — MKNLIKLILLLSVSVSYSQKVSSDLNYFPKVEFNDKIVGSTIDDKGTTFEKIVLDGFDSKIPFYIIKPKNGKEGEFVILLHGLTGNKDNWVDPTTSLSEKYVKLKDSLLTHGYSVIIPDAKYHGERSYEANFASPVTFFPLQDSQKVYNLFSTTVKDIRIIMDYMQSSLGNTSTTFDVIGYSMGGMMAILLNSVDDRLNRVVVCVAPLDIQKNSKRIGMNEENAKGLDAISPNNYATVQKAPIYLLMGTKDGWYTREEAQDFFDKITIKDKSLKFYESGHYLPDEFISEVIKSVTKE, encoded by the coding sequence ATGAAAAACTTGATTAAACTGATATTACTATTATCAGTGTCAGTTTCATATTCTCAAAAAGTATCTAGCGATTTAAATTATTTTCCTAAAGTAGAATTTAATGATAAAATTGTTGGAAGTACTATTGATGATAAGGGTACTACTTTTGAAAAAATAGTGCTGGATGGATTTGACTCAAAAATTCCATTTTATATCATAAAACCAAAAAATGGAAAAGAGGGGGAATTTGTAATACTTCTTCATGGTCTAACGGGTAATAAAGACAATTGGGTTGATCCAACAACCAGTCTATCTGAAAAATATGTAAAGCTTAAAGATTCATTATTGACACATGGATATTCGGTAATAATCCCTGATGCAAAATATCATGGAGAACGAAGTTATGAAGCGAACTTTGCTTCACCAGTAACTTTTTTTCCATTACAAGATTCTCAAAAAGTATATAATCTATTTTCCACAACGGTTAAGGATATCAGAATTATAATGGATTATATGCAATCTAGTTTAGGAAATACATCGACTACTTTTGACGTGATTGGTTATAGTATGGGTGGAATGATGGCAATACTTTTAAACTCGGTTGATGACAGATTGAATCGAGTTGTTGTTTGTGTAGCACCTTTGGATATTCAAAAAAATTCCAAAAGAATAGGAATGAACGAAGAGAATGCAAAAGGCTTGGATGCCATATCACCAAATAACTATGCCACAGTACAAAAAGCACCCATTTACTTGCTTATGGGAACCAAAGACGGTTGGTATACTAGAGAAGAAGCCCAAGATTTCTTTGATAAGATAACCATTAAAGACAAATCATTGAAATTCTACGAATCTGGACATTATCTGCCTGATGAGTTTATTTCAGAGGTAATTAAAAGTGTGACTAAAGAATAA
- a CDS encoding DUF5694 domain-containing protein, giving the protein MAVILQKTQTDNMKAFLTVIFCFIIFTGCKDNDEIEEKKEVNTNPKVSILGVFHFAGTSDYSSVEFESLESEKRQLEIKEVVEKLKDFRPTKIMLEFPAYDSRYLDSLYTETLNGNHDYSINEIEQLGFRLAKELNHSKIYSIDHRLDLPFEKLIKFAKKNDKKRFENMVASIEKQDKKESDYLEKNSILEYLIYRNSNEEDIRNKDQYLNKSAKFVNDSSYIGAEFVSKWWERNIYMMTNIDKWLNSNDRILVIVGAAHRAVLKDFYEDRTDVEYLEITNFLKNKTTANNGYK; this is encoded by the coding sequence TTGGCAGTAATTTTACAAAAAACACAGACTGATAATATGAAAGCTTTTTTAACTGTTATTTTCTGTTTCATAATATTTACAGGATGTAAAGATAATGACGAAATAGAAGAGAAAAAGGAAGTTAATACTAATCCCAAAGTATCAATTTTAGGAGTATTTCATTTTGCAGGAACATCAGACTACTCTTCTGTGGAGTTTGAAAGTCTTGAGTCCGAAAAGAGGCAACTGGAAATTAAAGAGGTCGTAGAAAAACTTAAAGACTTTAGGCCAACTAAAATTATGCTTGAATTCCCTGCCTATGATTCTCGATATTTAGATAGTTTATATACGGAAACTTTAAATGGGAATCATGACTATTCTATTAACGAAATAGAGCAATTGGGCTTTAGATTAGCAAAAGAATTAAATCATAGTAAGATTTATTCCATAGACCACAGACTTGATTTACCATTTGAAAAACTCATAAAGTTTGCTAAAAAAAATGACAAGAAAAGATTTGAAAATATGGTTGCTTCTATTGAGAAACAGGATAAAAAAGAATCAGATTACCTGGAAAAAAACTCAATATTAGAATACCTTATCTATCGTAATTCAAATGAAGAAGATATTAGAAACAAAGACCAGTATCTCAACAAGTCGGCAAAATTTGTTAACGATTCAAGCTATATAGGAGCTGAATTTGTGTCAAAATGGTGGGAGCGTAATATTTATATGATGACTAATATCGACAAGTGGTTAAACTCGAATGACAGGATTTTGGTTATAGTAGGAGCTGCTCACAGAGCGGTTCTAAAAGATTTTTATGAAGACAGAACTGATGTTGAGTATTTGGAAATAACCAATTTTTTGAAAAATAAAACTACTGCCAACAATGGTTATAAGTAA
- a CDS encoding ankyrin repeat domain-containing protein, with protein sequence MKIKNLIITLLLLVSFSSTAQNIFRTVCKGDLKRLDSLLQHSSINIQDNRDRSLLHWAIGCKKPEVFDALITKGIDFNIEDNQKRTPLHLAVNFESEHCFNTLQNLQTDNSWIDNYGPVLLESAVLNKSELFVEKLVKIGIDIDAKNERGSTPLEIAKRIEATEIYTLLLSLGADENSVRTFTMNGAYMGQKPPELIPSMFAPNFISTEESEFGSFFSTDGTEFYLGVDVNGKSEIRYSKMIGTEWSKPKTFLSHERYGYNDPFLSNDENRLYFISERALDGVGDLKDVDIWYIQKNDKTWSEPINAGPNINTDGNEYYISFTNEDTMYFSSNGHNSKKDDHDIYYSKNVGGIFQKSIPLGDAINTPNYEGDVFIAPDESYIIFCSTRDDGFGQGDLYISFKNSDDSWTTAVNMGEPLNTKNYEYCPFVSKDGNYLFYTSNQDIFWVSTDIINEIKNKM encoded by the coding sequence ATGAAAATTAAAAATCTAATAATTACACTTCTCTTACTAGTAAGCTTCAGTTCTACGGCCCAAAATATTTTCAGGACAGTATGTAAAGGAGATTTGAAAAGATTGGATAGTCTTCTCCAACATAGTTCCATAAATATTCAAGATAACCGGGACAGGTCATTATTGCATTGGGCAATAGGGTGCAAAAAACCAGAAGTTTTCGATGCTCTGATTACTAAAGGGATTGATTTCAATATAGAGGACAATCAAAAGAGAACACCTTTGCATTTAGCAGTTAATTTTGAAAGTGAACACTGTTTTAATACGCTTCAAAATTTACAGACCGATAACTCTTGGATTGACAACTACGGACCAGTTTTACTGGAAAGCGCCGTTTTAAATAAAAGTGAATTATTTGTTGAAAAACTGGTGAAAATTGGAATTGACATCGACGCCAAAAATGAAAGGGGTAGTACACCTTTGGAGATAGCAAAACGGATAGAGGCAACTGAAATCTATACCTTGCTTTTGTCTTTGGGAGCAGATGAAAATTCAGTTCGCACCTTTACAATGAATGGTGCGTATATGGGGCAGAAACCACCAGAACTTATTCCAAGTATGTTTGCGCCAAACTTTATTTCTACAGAAGAATCAGAATTTGGTTCTTTTTTTAGTACAGATGGAACAGAGTTTTACCTTGGGGTAGATGTAAACGGTAAAAGTGAAATTCGATACTCTAAAATGATAGGTACGGAATGGAGCAAACCAAAAACTTTTCTTTCACATGAGCGCTATGGTTACAATGACCCTTTTCTCTCCAATGATGAAAATAGATTATACTTTATATCCGAAAGAGCTTTAGATGGGGTTGGCGATTTGAAAGATGTTGATATTTGGTATATCCAAAAGAATGACAAGACTTGGTCTGAGCCTATAAATGCAGGTCCAAACATAAACACAGACGGGAACGAATATTACATTTCGTTTACCAATGAGGACACAATGTATTTTTCATCCAATGGTCACAATTCAAAAAAAGATGACCATGATATCTATTACTCAAAAAATGTGGGTGGTATCTTTCAAAAATCAATTCCCCTTGGCGATGCAATCAATACACCCAATTATGAAGGAGATGTTTTTATTGCGCCAGATGAATCCTATATTATCTTCTGTTCAACCCGTGACGATGGATTTGGACAGGGCGATTTGTACATTAGTTTTAAAAATAGTGATGACAGTTGGACCACAGCAGTAAATATGGGAGAGCCTCTAAACACTAAAAATTATGAATATTGCCCTTTTGTAAGCAAGGACGGTAACTATTTGTTCTATACGAGTAACCAAGATATCTTTTGGGTAAGCACAGACATTATAAACGAGATTAAAAACAAAATGTAA
- a CDS encoding PPK2 family polyphosphate kinase, translated as MENIKIDLYKAKNATKLSEKSTFENFNSTDKELKKNLEEIREDLGKFQDKLYAHGKYGVLVCLQGMDTSGKDSLIREVFKDFNVRGVQVHSFKVPTELELKHDYLWRHYIALPARGKFSVFNRTHYENVLVTKVHPSYILGENIPGVDSVSDINEAFWENRYRQINDFERHIAENGTLIFKFFLHLSKEEQRQRLLRRLRLKEKNWKFSPGDLKERKLWDKYQECYEEAINKTSQPHAPWFVIPADNKKAARVIVASILLESLKKHKDIAEPELEEKIKAKLESFKQELEKETE; from the coding sequence ATGGAAAACATAAAAATCGACCTATACAAGGCGAAAAACGCTACAAAACTTTCGGAAAAAAGCACATTTGAAAATTTTAATAGTACAGATAAGGAGCTCAAAAAGAATTTGGAGGAAATTCGAGAAGATTTGGGCAAATTTCAGGACAAGTTGTATGCCCATGGAAAATACGGTGTTTTGGTTTGCTTGCAGGGAATGGACACTTCGGGCAAGGATAGTCTTATTCGAGAGGTTTTCAAGGATTTTAATGTCAGGGGAGTGCAAGTCCACAGTTTTAAGGTACCCACTGAATTGGAATTGAAGCATGATTATCTATGGCGTCACTATATTGCATTACCTGCGAGAGGTAAGTTCAGTGTTTTTAATAGAACACATTACGAAAATGTATTGGTGACCAAAGTACATCCTTCCTATATTTTGGGTGAGAATATCCCGGGAGTTGATTCAGTTTCAGATATAAATGAAGCATTTTGGGAAAATCGATACCGACAAATCAATGATTTTGAAAGGCATATTGCCGAAAACGGCACTCTAATCTTTAAATTTTTTCTACATCTATCCAAAGAAGAACAACGACAACGATTGTTGCGAAGGTTACGGCTAAAGGAAAAAAATTGGAAATTCTCCCCAGGGGACCTAAAAGAGCGCAAATTATGGGATAAGTATCAAGAATGTTATGAAGAGGCTATTAATAAAACTTCTCAACCCCATGCACCTTGGTTTGTAATTCCGGCAGACAACAAAAAGGCAGCCAGGGTCATAGTTGCATCAATTCTATTGGAATCGTTAAAAAAACACAAAGATATTGCCGAACCAGAGCTCGAAGAAAAAATAAAAGCTAAATTAGAAAGCTTTAAACAAGAATTGGAAAAAGAAACCGAATGA
- a CDS encoding polysaccharide lyase family 7 protein: MNKKSITSLATFLILCISPLLNSCLNTTKEPDKKEATKSVYASDIIPFFNHWNLILGDGSNAGKAIDFKHDDFFYTANDGKRNWVVYKAPNAGDTHGTSNNTRTELAQVKKWSPETDAKLTATLKVMNVSTTGDARVAASYAVVVGQIHSADGHENEPLKIFYKKFPSHTKGSVFWHYEINTAGDNNSGRWDYSTAVWGNDFSVVGTEENTYPEEPEDGIALGEEFSYEIEVKDGMMNLKFICEGHETKSFTKNLIVSDYTTTADIPEQTQNLFVPIGQDGVERENAYADEGLFFKLGSYNQTNGKSPEVNKNWCSGAETHGGDIQKQYKDGNYAEVWFKTASIYVSDAAVSNEGYFTKND, encoded by the coding sequence ATGAACAAAAAAAGTATTACATCATTAGCAACGTTTTTAATCCTTTGTATTTCTCCACTACTAAATAGTTGTTTAAATACTACTAAGGAACCTGATAAAAAAGAAGCGACAAAATCCGTTTATGCAAGTGACATCATTCCATTTTTCAATCATTGGAATTTGATTTTAGGTGATGGGTCAAATGCCGGTAAGGCAATTGACTTTAAGCACGATGATTTCTTTTACACTGCGAATGATGGCAAAAGGAATTGGGTAGTTTATAAAGCCCCTAATGCAGGAGATACCCATGGAACTTCAAACAATACAAGGACTGAATTGGCCCAGGTAAAAAAATGGTCTCCTGAAACCGATGCTAAACTGACGGCTACGCTCAAAGTCATGAATGTATCAACAACGGGAGATGCCCGGGTAGCGGCATCATACGCCGTGGTTGTAGGTCAAATTCATAGCGCCGATGGACATGAGAACGAACCCCTTAAGATATTTTACAAGAAATTCCCAAGCCACACCAAAGGTTCCGTTTTTTGGCATTATGAAATAAATACCGCTGGTGATAACAATTCTGGAAGATGGGACTATTCAACAGCGGTTTGGGGCAATGACTTTTCTGTTGTTGGCACTGAAGAAAATACCTATCCAGAAGAACCTGAGGATGGTATCGCGCTAGGTGAGGAATTCAGTTATGAAATTGAGGTCAAGGACGGCATGATGAATTTGAAATTTATATGTGAAGGACATGAGACCAAATCGTTTACAAAAAACTTAATCGTATCAGACTATACAACAACTGCTGATATTCCTGAACAAACACAAAATTTGTTCGTGCCAATTGGTCAGGATGGGGTTGAGCGTGAAAATGCGTATGCCGATGAGGGGCTTTTTTTTAAGCTAGGTTCCTACAATCAGACCAATGGAAAATCTCCTGAAGTAAACAAGAACTGGTGTTCTGGTGCCGAAACGCATGGTGGTGATATTCAAAAGCAATACAAAGACGGTAACTACGCTGAAGTATGGTTTAAAACAGCAAGTATCTATGTAAGTGATGCTGCCGTGTCCAATGAAGGCTATTTCACCAAAAATGATTGA
- a CDS encoding sugar phosphate isomerase/epimerase family protein has translation MYPWCIVAFDSIERSPAERIQMLKDLGFSKYAYDWRNKDLDEMEKELDLAKENRIAIISVWFWLNAKRDSFGKLSPANNRVLEIIKRSKLKTTLWLSFSPNFFEGKTQEESMGLALEMIKFIHAKAKEIGCNVALYNHRGWFGNPSNQVELIKMLPQCNLRMVYNFHHAHEYLDDFPQIVKKIKPYLTAVNLNGMRKEGPKILPIGEGNQEKGMVNMLINSGFEGPWGVLGHVEHKDVQYVLEQNIKGLNILEINWPQNRKK, from the coding sequence ATGTACCCCTGGTGCATTGTCGCCTTTGATTCCATAGAGAGATCTCCTGCTGAACGAATACAGATGCTAAAAGACCTTGGGTTTTCCAAATATGCTTATGATTGGCGTAATAAGGACCTGGATGAAATGGAAAAAGAGCTTGACTTAGCAAAGGAAAACAGGATTGCGATTATTTCTGTTTGGTTTTGGCTGAATGCCAAAAGGGACTCCTTCGGTAAACTAAGTCCTGCAAATAATCGTGTTTTAGAGATCATAAAACGTTCAAAACTTAAAACAACCCTATGGTTAAGTTTTAGCCCAAACTTCTTTGAAGGCAAGACTCAAGAGGAATCAATGGGCCTCGCATTGGAGATGATCAAATTTATACATGCAAAGGCGAAAGAAATTGGTTGTAACGTAGCATTGTACAATCATAGAGGTTGGTTTGGCAATCCTTCCAATCAAGTTGAGCTTATAAAAATGCTTCCACAATGTAATTTGCGTATGGTGTATAACTTTCACCATGCCCATGAGTATTTGGATGATTTTCCGCAAATTGTAAAAAAGATAAAACCCTATTTAACCGCCGTTAATTTGAATGGCATGAGGAAGGAAGGCCCTAAAATCTTACCCATTGGAGAAGGTAATCAAGAAAAAGGTATGGTCAATATGCTTATCAATTCCGGATTTGAAGGTCCATGGGGTGTTTTGGGCCATGTGGAACATAAAGATGTACAATATGTCTTGGAGCAAAATATTAAAGGATTAAACATCCTAGAAATAAATTGGCCTCAAAACAGGAAAAAATAA
- a CDS encoding cupin domain-containing protein yields the protein MKSKQYIKNGAGENYNYSQDHCFIKLSSKDTNGELCLIEDTLKPGFHLKRHHHKLMTEVFYMLIGEMELVFDDETILLKEGDTITVPPNVWHEAICKDGGKMLTIFKNGQFDIFLEELSNMTEADFSNEELIKSVSNKYDIYEE from the coding sequence ATGAAATCAAAACAATACATAAAAAATGGTGCGGGCGAAAATTACAATTATTCACAAGACCACTGCTTTATTAAACTGTCATCAAAAGATACGAATGGAGAATTATGTTTAATCGAAGACACTTTAAAACCAGGGTTTCATTTAAAGCGACATCATCATAAATTGATGACTGAGGTATTCTACATGTTGATTGGCGAGATGGAGCTTGTTTTTGATGATGAAACAATACTTCTAAAAGAAGGCGATACAATTACAGTTCCACCTAACGTATGGCATGAAGCCATTTGCAAGGATGGTGGAAAAATGCTTACTATCTTTAAAAATGGGCAATTTGATATTTTTCTAGAAGAACTTTCAAATATGACTGAAGCAGATTTCTCCAATGAGGAATTAATAAAATCAGTTTCTAACAAATATGATATTTACGAAGAGTAA
- a CDS encoding M20/M25/M40 family metallo-hydrolase, translating to MRIALLLAILLVSTPFFSQSDDEKQIKLIYDHALTNGKAYDWLNYLSNQIGGRLSGSVQAQQAVDYTKGQLDSLGLDRVWLQPVMVPKWVRGTPEFAYIETKPGLTTNVPICALGGSVATPDGGLKASIIEVKGIEDLEKLGEEKIAGKIVFYNRPMDATQISTFAAYSGCVDQRYSGAAEAGKYGALGVIVRSMNLRLDDYPHTGSMSYGDTPVSNRIPAAAISTKGAELLSTTLTLNPDIKFHFRQSCKQYEDVESYNVIGEIRGSTYPNEVMIVGGHLDSWDLGDGSHDDGAGCVQSMDVLRLLKETGYKPKRTLRVVLFMNEENGLRGGNKYAEVARRKNEKHVFALESDSGGFTPRGFSFNCSEENLKQVQSWKSLFEPYLIHMFVKGFSGADIRPLMDQDLVLAGLRPDSQRYFDHHHAENDTFEHVNKRELELGAATMASLVYLMDKYGTIPSKKIKG from the coding sequence ATGAGAATAGCCTTACTCCTAGCCATTTTATTGGTCAGTACCCCATTTTTTTCACAATCAGATGATGAAAAACAAATCAAGTTAATTTATGACCATGCTTTGACCAACGGCAAAGCATACGATTGGTTAAATTACCTTTCCAATCAAATTGGAGGTCGTCTTTCGGGATCCGTTCAGGCACAACAGGCAGTTGATTATACCAAAGGCCAACTTGATTCTTTAGGGTTGGATAGGGTTTGGTTACAGCCCGTTATGGTTCCAAAGTGGGTAAGGGGCACTCCTGAATTTGCTTATATAGAAACCAAACCTGGACTTACCACAAATGTTCCCATTTGTGCACTTGGAGGGTCCGTGGCAACACCGGACGGAGGTCTCAAAGCCAGTATTATTGAAGTAAAAGGAATAGAAGATCTTGAAAAACTGGGGGAAGAAAAGATAGCTGGTAAAATAGTGTTTTACAATAGACCAATGGATGCCACCCAAATAAGCACATTTGCTGCATATTCAGGTTGTGTGGACCAGAGATATTCCGGTGCGGCGGAAGCAGGGAAATATGGCGCTTTGGGGGTTATAGTCCGTTCCATGAATTTACGCTTGGACGATTATCCACACACTGGCTCAATGAGTTATGGAGATACCCCGGTTTCAAATCGCATTCCTGCTGCTGCAATAAGTACCAAAGGAGCGGAGTTATTGAGCACTACGCTTACCTTAAACCCAGATATCAAATTTCATTTTAGACAAAGCTGCAAACAATACGAAGATGTAGAATCTTATAATGTTATAGGTGAGATCAGGGGAAGTACATACCCCAATGAGGTAATGATTGTTGGCGGACATTTGGATTCTTGGGATTTGGGGGATGGTTCCCATGATGATGGTGCTGGATGTGTACAGAGTATGGATGTACTTCGTTTGCTAAAGGAAACAGGATACAAACCTAAGCGTACCTTGCGTGTTGTTTTGTTTATGAATGAAGAAAATGGACTCAGGGGTGGAAACAAATATGCCGAAGTAGCTCGAAGAAAAAATGAAAAACATGTATTTGCGCTGGAAAGTGATTCGGGCGGATTTACTCCAAGAGGTTTTTCTTTTAACTGTTCCGAAGAAAATCTAAAACAAGTACAAAGTTGGAAAAGCCTTTTCGAGCCTTATTTGATCCATATGTTTGTAAAAGGGTTTAGCGGTGCTGATATTCGTCCACTTATGGATCAAGATTTGGTTTTGGCGGGGCTGCGACCAGATTCTCAACGCTATTTTGACCATCACCATGCTGAAAACGATACGTTTGAACATGTAAACAAGCGAGAACTGGAGCTAGGTGCGGCCACTATGGCGAGTTTAGTGTATTTGATGGACAAATATGGTACAATACCGTCAAAGAAGATAAAGGGATAA
- a CDS encoding M14 family metallopeptidase codes for MRRILLSFLFFCIVQFVVAQNAFQKAFTSKTRSTKENIRIEFYDDLGNSGHLPISIIKGKLEGPVFTIVGGVHGYEYPPIIATQKLLQEIKTEELKGTLIIIPIANIASFYTRTPFINPQDQKNLNNAFPGKKNGSITEQIAYFMTTNIIASSDVFLDVHGGDACEDLIPFVCYYNNKKKPEQTAIAKKLSENSGFEYVVSYPYTISDTEPAKYTFKQAVQDGKTALSIECGKLGNVQKENVNLIKKGVYNMLETMNMYSNGSGPHKNIIYRNSQTYIRSSVNGIFHSDYKAGDKVNTNDVVGYTTDEFGIVLEEYRSSNDGIILYMLATPPINSDDTVMCISTYLED; via the coding sequence ATGAGAAGAATACTTTTATCATTTTTGTTTTTTTGTATCGTACAATTTGTCGTGGCACAGAATGCATTTCAAAAAGCTTTTACTTCCAAAACTAGATCTACAAAAGAAAACATTCGCATAGAATTTTATGATGATTTAGGAAATTCGGGACACTTGCCTATTTCCATTATAAAAGGTAAACTGGAAGGACCGGTTTTCACCATTGTTGGCGGTGTTCACGGTTATGAATATCCACCAATTATTGCTACGCAAAAATTACTGCAGGAAATCAAGACGGAAGAGCTTAAAGGAACATTGATCATCATTCCAATTGCCAATATCGCTTCCTTTTACACACGAACCCCTTTTATTAATCCCCAAGATCAGAAAAATTTAAACAATGCCTTTCCTGGAAAAAAGAATGGTAGTATTACCGAACAAATAGCCTATTTTATGACTACTAATATTATTGCTTCAAGCGATGTTTTTCTAGATGTTCACGGTGGGGATGCTTGCGAAGACCTTATTCCTTTTGTATGCTATTACAACAACAAAAAAAAACCAGAGCAAACCGCCATAGCTAAGAAACTTTCTGAAAATAGTGGATTTGAATATGTTGTTTCCTATCCCTATACAATTTCGGATACTGAGCCGGCCAAGTATACTTTTAAGCAAGCGGTACAAGACGGAAAAACAGCTCTAAGTATTGAATGTGGCAAATTAGGGAACGTACAAAAAGAGAATGTCAATTTGATAAAAAAAGGGGTATATAATATGCTTGAAACAATGAATATGTATTCAAATGGATCTGGACCCCATAAGAATATTATTTATCGCAATAGCCAGACTTATATAAGGTCCAGTGTGAATGGCATTTTTCATAGCGACTATAAAGCTGGGGATAAGGTAAATACAAATGACGTTGTTGGTTATACTACTGATGAATTTGGTATTGTTCTAGAGGAATACAGATCATCTAACGATGGCATTATTTTGTATATGCTTGCCACGCCGCCAATAAATAGTGATGATACCGTAATGTGTATCAGCACTTATTTAGAAGACTAA
- a CDS encoding GNAT family N-acetyltransferase, whose product MEFQNFTNEIQNIEVQYSRPKGIIFIARNDENLPLGCFGIRVLEDSICELKRMFLKKEARGLGLGKQMLEKAIEAAKELGYQKMRLDTLPTMNAAIGLYKKVGFYEIEPYRFNPIQGTKYFELSLHK is encoded by the coding sequence TTGGAGTTTCAGAACTTCACTAATGAAATACAAAACATAGAAGTTCAATATTCAAGACCAAAAGGCATAATTTTCATTGCTAGAAATGATGAAAATTTGCCATTGGGTTGTTTTGGTATTAGGGTGCTGGAAGACTCAATTTGCGAACTGAAAAGAATGTTCTTAAAAAAAGAAGCCCGAGGACTTGGCCTCGGAAAACAAATGCTGGAAAAGGCAATTGAGGCCGCAAAGGAACTTGGGTATCAAAAAATGCGTTTGGATACATTGCCAACTATGAATGCAGCCATTGGACTTTATAAAAAAGTAGGGTTTTATGAAATTGAGCCATACCGATTTAACCCAATACAAGGGACAAAATATTTTGAACTAAGTCTGCACAAATAA